The window GTTGGGGAACGGTTTGTTGTGAGGCTGCACCGATAACATTTTCACGAATCTCTGCGATCGCAACCGGCTCTCGGTGAATAGCAAACCAGTAGAGAATTTTCTGTTCCTCTACCGATAGGCGATTAAATTGGCGATCGAGCAGATCGCGGATGTCTTCAAAGACAAAAACGCCCTGCTCAAGATAGGTTAGAACCTCTGCAACACTGCCGTCGAACAAATCTTGCGTGGCAGATGCAACCAACTTCAGCGCCAGAGGATTGCCGCCATAGTGATTAACCAGGGTTTGCCACTCGGTTTGTGAACCTGTAAACGCTCCTTTTTGCTGAAAAATGGCGCGTCCATCATCGGGCGTGAGTCCGGGGAGAGAAAGCGATCGCACTACGCTCTGGTCGCCCTCCAACAGAGCAATTTCACGAGGTTTCTCACGACTGGTCAGCAAACAACAACTTTGATGAGATGTTTCTCCCAGCGTTCTTAAAAATTGTCCATAAGCCTCATAGCTCGGTCTCCACTGACCTACCTGCTCACTGTGCAAAATGGTTTCAGCATTATCCAAAATCAACAGACACCGTTGCGATCGCAGATACTCCATCACCTTCGACAACTTTCCGTCCACCGTTGTAGGAATGACAGGATCGTCTCCGTGAAGCGGCATCAGAAATTTCAGCAGGCTAATCAGGAGGTCATCGAAGGAAGGGGCGTTGGCAAGTGATCGCCACACTATCACATCAAATTCAGACTGCATCTGCAGAGCTGCTTTGACGGCGATCGTGCTTTTGCCAATTCCTCCAATTCCGAGCAGCCCAACCACACGGCAGCGGTCTACCACCATCCACTGCCACAGCTGCGCCAGCTCGGTTTCACGACCATAAAACACAGAAGCATCGACAGCGCTATCCCAGTTTTGCTGAGGGTTCGCTGGCTGGCCAGACAACGCTTCCACCGATGCGATCGGAGAAATATGATCGGTCTTCGATAACTCCAATTCAAAAGATTGGAAGAGAATCTCCAACGACTGGCGATCGACCCCCAACTCACGCTTCAGAATTCGAGCCAGGGTATTAAGTGAAAGCCCCGTGCGTTCACTTAAATCTTCCTGGGTGAGCCGTTTACCCCAGTTCTTATCTGACTCTACCTGCTGCTTTGCCGCTTGAAACCGTTGCCAGCCATGGGGTGACAGAACGACTCCCCTGGCCCGTGCAGAGGGCGCTCTACCGCGTCTGGGTTTTTGGGTCTTATCCATATTAAACAGCCAAGAGTAGAAGGAGTAAACCTTCTCAGCGGAGTGCAGTAGCCCTGGGAGGGTATCAGGTTTTAGATCTTTAGCGTGTATTCCAGAGCAGCTTTGGTCAAATATCCGCCTTTAGGCGTAGAAGCACTGCCTTAGCTTATCTCAGTGCTTAACGCAGTGAACTTGAGTGTTCTGAATTGGGCGCAGGTTGAACAATAGGACCAACGGATGGGCACTAAGCCCTCCTTCCACCGCCTTCTACAAATGACAGAGAGAAACACGTTATGACCCAGTCAACCCATACAGAACGGCTTATCTTAGTCACCGGCGCTACAGGCAATCAGGGCAGCGCGATCGCCCGTCATCTGTTGCAACGCGGCAATTTCAAGGTGCGTGCCTTGGTGCGTGACCCCAACAAGCCCGCTGCTCAAGCCCTCCAACAAGCAGGCGCAGAACTTGCCGTCGGAGACCTCAACGATCGCGCTTCCCTCGATCGCGCTTTGCAAGGTGCCTACGGCGTTTTTTCGCTACAGATCTTTCAAGATGGCTTAGACACCGAAATCCGTCAGGGCAAAATGGTTGCAGACGCGGCGAAAGCAGCGGGCATCCAGCACTTCGTCTACAGTTCGGTGGGTAGCGCCGAACGCAACACGGGTGTTCCCCACTTCGACAGCAAGTTTCAAGTCGAAGAATACATCCGAGCCAGCGAGTTGCCCTACACAATCCTGCGCCCCGTGTTCTTCTTCTACAACTACAACCTGCTGCGCCCGATGCTTGAGACCGGAAAGCTCTTTCAGCCATTGAGTCCTGAGACGAAGTTGCAGCAGCTTTCTGAAGAAGATTATGGGGAGATGGTCGCTGACGTATTCAATCGCCCCGCAGACTTCATGAAGGGCGAAATTGAACTGGCCAGTGTGGACATGACCATGCCAGAAATCGCTGCTGCGTTCAGCCGTGTTTTAGGTAAACCCGTCGAATACCAAC of the Nodosilinea sp. FACHB-141 genome contains:
- a CDS encoding NmrA/HSCARG family protein, coding for MTQSTHTERLILVTGATGNQGSAIARHLLQRGNFKVRALVRDPNKPAAQALQQAGAELAVGDLNDRASLDRALQGAYGVFSLQIFQDGLDTEIRQGKMVADAAKAAGIQHFVYSSVGSAERNTGVPHFDSKFQVEEYIRASELPYTILRPVFFFYNYNLLRPMLETGKLFQPLSPETKLQQLSEEDYGEMVADVFNRPADFMKGEIELASVDMTMPEIAAAFSRVLGKPVEYQQVPFEAFEQQIGEELTIMYRWFENVGYGADLAQLKRDFSAQTDFESYLRDHGWQNQPEA